The Erigeron canadensis isolate Cc75 chromosome 1, C_canadensis_v1, whole genome shotgun sequence genome segment CTAACTTAGTCACATGGAAATAACATTGTTGTAGTTTTTGTGTAACCGTCATCACTTGACTTGTATTCTTTTTTGCTTTGCTTTCCTAAAAACATATTTTGCAGTTTCCAAAAGCATTTTTCTCTTGCAGAAATAGTTGTTGATTTAAACCTTTTTTGTCTAATTGCAGATCTGTTGTTAAAAGGAGATCTAGGAAGGCTAGAAAGGTAACTTGGAATGAAAAAGTACACGAAGTAAGAGATAAAGATGATATAGAAGACGATGCTTGTCATGTGGAGTTCACAACTAATGGTGAAAGACTGACAGCATTTGATGGAAAAAATGCTACCGTTAGAAAGAAAGCCTCTGTGAAGGAAAGGTAAGATtctgattaaaaaaatacatgaaaaGAATTTAAGTGCGTAATATTTAGCAGCCAGCTTGCCAAAAAATACAAGTTAATTGATCATATAGATCATTGTAAGTGAATGCAAATGGTGAATGTATAAATATTGGACCCTGGGGGTGCTTGGGTTATTGCAATAATCTTTTATAGATATTTGGGTAAAAAAATGTTCTGTTtctgattatatttttattggCTGCTAGAAAGCTGGTTTCTTGGCATTTACGTACTTGGTAATAGTTACACATACAGTCATTTGCTGCCATTTTTTTGTGGGGAAGCTGGGTATCCTGCATTTCATTAAATTATCTTGTAATTTGACAGCCAAATAGCGTCGTGTTATATCCTTTTTGAAGTCATTCTTGATTTTGAACTTTTCCGTCAATTTGCAGAAACGTATTTAAAATTAGATCTAGGAGGGCAAGACATGTTACTTATACTGAAAAAGCATTGAAGTTAATGGATGAAGATGATATAGAGAGTAATGATGGTCATCCTGAAATTACAGAAAATGGTGAAGGATGCAGATTATTTGATGGGGACAATTCTGAGATTGAAAAGAAAGCCACTGGGAAGCGAATACGGAAGCGAAGGTATAACTTGCCTCTATTTTATGCCTTAAAGTTGTGACATAATATTATGAAGACCCTCGATGAAAACTGAAAACACAATAAGAGAAGGCAGTTAGAAAAAGATTTCGTCTTCTTGACTATAACGACTGGACTATCTTTCATTGACACGCATGGGAAAATCTCACAAACTTGTACATGCAAATTGTACATGCTTATGACTATATACTTTAAACTGGCTTGCTAAATGTAAATTGTGGTTGAAAATTTGGACATCTCTTTAGAGATTTTCAAAGTATAATGGTTGTTTTAGAGTTGGCAATTTCAATCCCTTTACATACTAATGATTTGATTACATCAGTTGCATAGAAAAGCTTATCTAAAAGTGGTCCAGATTGACTTTCACTGAAAGTTTTGTAAGCATACAGCTTTCTAATCTATTTTAAACAAAGATTTAGgctattattgttattttatgagTACATAATTTTTGGACACATGTTTACATGTCAACCTTGTCTGTTGCTACTCATGCTAGAAATGTCCCACTTCAATCAGGTTCATATTTGAGTCCTTATCCAATCTACTTGTCCTGCCACATTTCTTTTTCTATGCCCAGTGTTGAGAGTAATTATCTGTATTAATACCAAATTTTAAATCCACTTTTGGTTTACCATAATTTGCAGAAGTAAGGCTGAAGGAGAGGAAGTGAATGTAATCGTGGAAGCTAACCCTATTTCAAAGAAAATGAGCATGAGACCATGTGGGATGGCATTTTATGATGTTGCAGAACCTAATATCCAGGTTGGCGAGCTCAGTGTTTCAAATGAAGATGAGGCTATCTTGACCAGCAAAAGAAGCATAGTGGACCCAACAGATAATCCATGTTCTTCTGCGGATATAATTGTGATCACAGGTGAGGATGAAACACATAAGATATGTAACGTGCAGCCCAAATACCCAAATAGAAACCATACTGAAACTGATCATGTTAAGAATGAAGAAGAGGATTATGGTTATCAACAGACCCTCGCTAGCTTTTTGAGCAATGTAAAAAAGAAGAGGCGGCTTAAATGCAACAAGGAATGAAAACATAGGATAGTTTTTTGTTGATTATAATGTTATGTTTCACGTAAAGTACATAAACCGGGTTGGATTGTTAAGTACCAAAGAAGAGAAGAGGTTTGGTGTTTGTTACAAATGCCATGaaagttttgatgattttttgtGAAACATTATTTTGTACTTGTTACTATATGTAATgtatttgtaaattttaaatacAAGTTAAAATTTTCCCTTATTAAGCAAGCTTTGCTTACGACTGTTGTGGCTTGGTATTTGTCAATGGAGATGGGTTAACAGTTTGGAACCGGTTTTTAACTGCATTGCTATGTAAGCACTCCTAAAAAGCGGACTAGAAAAGTAGTCTCGTTCTACCTTTGCTTGTGATCCCTAATCACCAATCTTAGTCACAGAACTCAAATATGGGTTAAAGATtgaaaataatcataaaaaaaactagaatCAATTCAAGCCACTTCAAAACTTTTAATTGCTATAACATCGAAAGTGATAAATATATCACttatttttgtacttttataattttatgatAACTATGTGCTTTTGACTTGTATAATTTGTTGTATAAGTTGTAAATAATGCCATAGTGGTATATGTATTCACAGATATGGTTTGTGTATATTACTTCCCTTTTTACATCTATACCTGAAATTTCAATGTCATAGTCGATTTTTTTTGTTCCACTCCGCCTAGAATTGAGGAGAAGATTGCTTTGGGGCTTCAAGGAATTGTATTTGTTACGTGTTGGTGTCTTTGAAAAACTTAGAACTATAACAAGTTTGCCAATGGTATATTATGGCATTGGGTAACACCaaggtattagcggcgacgtcgccgctaatagtgagACCCCAGACTGACGACGTTGACTGACAACCATGTGGACGATGAAAACGATGCGCCACGTCAccggtattagcggcgacgtcgccgctaatgccGGTGACGTGGCGCATCGTTTTCATCGTCAACATGGTTGTCAGTCATCATGTAGTAACATCATGTAGTGCCATAATGTTCTGCGACTTTGGGAATGATTATTTGTCATACCGAGCAATACTTGCATACTTCGATAGGATAAAATGATGGCAGCCCATCATTTTCATATACTATATATGTTGCGGAACCATATTGAAACAATGTAACTTTCTGAAAAAAAATTcttgagtatagatatatatttttttcaagacTTTGTGTATCTTTCTTTAACAGTATTTGTAGTTACTGGTATTGtgtatctttctttttcaagcgttttgtttatatatatatatattttgagtatagatgtaaatatatatatatatagtatggacaccattaatagttaatgaggttgatgtttactttaattgtttcagatggatagtttggaggatatttgggcagacccagaaaacgtacgtattgaagtgccggataatgtgtttgagcaacctgatgcagacggtgaatatgaatgcgaagctggggactttgaaactgatgaggtgttcggttcctttgaagaattaacggagtgggctcaaagaacagcaatggatttgggttatgttctagttatacggcggacgaacaaaaactcaaaagaggtggtcaataaagtgacacttatatgtcaccacggtggaaCGCGCGATGCAAGGTTAGTTGGCCCACCCAAACGGTCTagtaagataggttgtcccttcactttaataggccgccctgggcgtgatggtggttggaggttaactgtcaaggattggagacacaatcatgatccaactaccaatctgcaagggaatgcatacgccagacggatgacggatgaagaaaaggaatatgtagggacccaatcggatcgcggtttgtacccacatcacgtacaaaactaacatctacaacatgccgctagttgagatcGTCGGCGTGACTTCAACGGGGAAAACCTTCAGTTTAGCGTATGCTTTTATCGTAAACAAGCGGGAGGCAAATTATCAATGGGTTTTACGATGTCTCAAGTCCACCCTTGCTGATAGCTTTGCCATTCATGTCGTTCTTACTGACAGGAagctggccctgatgagagctttgaaggttgttatgccggaAGCGAAACAACTGCTGTGTAGGTACcatatatggcaaaacataatcaagcactgcgaaccggcattgcggatgaagaaagatgttaacattgacAGGCTTAACGTTTGGTGGAAAAAAGTGTATCAGTCTCGGACTTTTGACGAGTTTAAGTCAAATGAGAAGGAGTTAAAGGAAAAACTTGCGGGTTTTCCAGGCGTCTACAAGTACCTGACCGATAATTGGTTGTCCCCAGACCGAGAGCAGTTTGTGTCCTGTTGGGTCCATGAACACCTCAACTACCAaaaccacaccacaaacagagtgGAGGCCGAGCATCATCTACTGAAGGAAGAATTGAGGGGGAAATGCACATTTACTAAAATCCTGcaatgtgttgattctgtcCTGATCAGTCAAGAAGCAGAAATAAGGGGCCAACTGGGGTATAGCAACGGGACCCGGAAGGGGAGTCATAATTACAACTGTATGAAGGACCTGTTGGGAAAGGTTTCACTTAAAGAtttggacatcatggctgatgaaattgtacgcttagacaaagtccttaaaagacatgttaacaaatgcgggtgcaaggttcagtccagttgcgggctaccatgtgcctgcaagattgccgagtacatgcagcgcggttagtacgatttattacttgtattttttcatcaaaagcaTATAATTTCGTAcacttatttatatcaaaaaaatgcAAGGACTCGTATACAGTCTCATGTCATAGACCCGTTTTGGAAAAAGCTTGACTTAACACCGTGGACATGCGTAGAAGACGAAGACGAAGAAGACGATGTCCATAAAGTCGTTGATGGTCTTACGAATTTCTTGGATCAGCAACCCAAGGCCCAAAAGAAAcattggttgtcaaaaattaaagacatgtttaagcctggtaagacacaagtgaaagatcctcttgttcaaaagaccacacgcggaagaccagtcggctcgaaacaaaagccgccaaaggtatacataatacatcattaaaaatatttgacttattcaataaatacagtatatataacTACCTCAGTTAAGGAAACTGATTCTTACTAATGGTCCAGGTGCCGGATCTCAACACCAACCCACCTGGGCTACGAAAATCCAAGTCCAGTCGACCGAGGGAATACAAGGTGCCAGATTTGAACAAACCCCCACCTGCGCAGCCCGCCAGACACAGTAGTACGAGCCGTCCCAGTCCTGTCGTTATCCCGAGAAACGAAACTTGTTCGACGATCAATCCGACCCTGAATCAAAATGGGTCAAAGATAATCCTGACATTTTCGGAAACCTGCACCCATATCCAggtcttgatgatatatatactttcggGGAGCCGTCACAATCCTAGGGGGTCGGGGAAACACCATATgtgacacaaaaattatatggattcgGCGAAACGTCCCAAGACCATTGGCTCAACTATGACCAACCATTTTCTAACTTAGTTGATGACATCTTCGGGCCACCACCTACACAATCTAGAAATGCACCCATATATGAAACAAGGCAGGCGCAGGTGTCAGATCCAGAGTCAGAGGCACAGTCATCGAccagttgggttgggtatgttGCGGAACCGTATAACGCCAGTCTTTCCAAAAATTACGCTTGGGTACTAGGTGAGATACCATCGTACTTAAGGCCGTACGTTGTAGGCGCACAAAATGTCAAAGGAGACGGTAACTGTGGATTTCGAGCTACCGCTGTAGCTTTAGGGCTAGATGAGGAGATGGGTGCAGAGTGGGTTTGTACGCAGATGCTCGCGGAGTTTGAATCTGACCTCGATGGGTACATGCAAATGTTTGGGCAAACAGAGGGCAACCGAATGTTGTCGGCGCTGCGAACATCTTATTATGGAATAAGCCGGCCCATAGATCATTGGATGAGTAAAGTGTGGTTCCATATCCTCCTGGCCAATAAGCTGGGTATAATAGTCAATTGCGTTAGCCTACGTGACCCCCGCACAGTATTTCCGATGCAT includes the following:
- the LOC122586345 gene encoding uncharacterized protein LOC122586345 → MHPYMKQGRRRCQIQSQRHSHRPVGLGEIPSYLRPYVVGAQNVKGDGNCGFRATAVALGLDEEMGAEWVCTQMLAEFESDLDGYMQMFGQTEGNRMLSALRTSYYGISRPIDHWMSKVWFHILLANKLGIIVNCVSLRDPRTVFPMHHGLDQLLFKQPISSALINDETHFVAVKLAGNYPMAYKNPEWEFHATDPARRLALTYANQEDAYQNWLYANIPRIPPGPPILIND